A single genomic interval of Corallococcus caeni harbors:
- a CDS encoding DMT family transporter, producing the protein MLAVVVVWGTNYTLVKDALEGMPPRAFMSLRFGLAALAMGLVLFAVEGHKPMPWKTFLRLTALGFVGNTLYQLFFIEGLARTTAANSGMLTAVSPVVTAALGAVLGIERLRRPVVAGLSLAVVGMLLVVGARGPNLGAATWTGDALIVCSSLCWAIYTVGTRAVGTGVSALRVTAITMLTGAPGVVLAGASQVIALDTSRVSAAGWIALVYSALVPLVLAYFVWFRSVQQVGTNRTTLYGTGIPVVAALTAWAIRGERPTLFQILGAALILTGVLISRRKDTAVTKA; encoded by the coding sequence ATGCTCGCCGTCGTGGTCGTCTGGGGGACGAACTACACCCTCGTGAAGGACGCGCTGGAGGGCATGCCGCCCCGGGCCTTCATGTCGCTGCGCTTCGGGCTCGCGGCGCTCGCGATGGGGCTGGTGTTGTTCGCGGTGGAAGGCCACAAGCCGATGCCGTGGAAGACGTTCCTGCGGCTCACAGCGCTGGGGTTCGTCGGCAACACGCTTTATCAGCTGTTCTTCATCGAGGGCCTCGCGCGGACCACCGCGGCCAACAGCGGGATGCTCACGGCGGTCAGCCCCGTGGTGACGGCGGCGCTGGGCGCGGTGCTCGGCATCGAGCGGCTGCGGCGCCCGGTCGTCGCGGGCCTGTCCCTCGCGGTCGTGGGAATGCTGCTCGTGGTCGGAGCGCGGGGCCCGAACCTGGGCGCGGCGACGTGGACGGGCGACGCGCTGATTGTGTGCAGTTCGCTGTGCTGGGCCATCTACACGGTGGGCACGCGCGCGGTGGGCACGGGCGTGTCCGCGCTGCGCGTCACCGCCATCACCATGCTCACGGGAGCCCCGGGCGTGGTGCTGGCCGGAGCCTCCCAGGTCATCGCGCTGGACACGTCGCGCGTGAGCGCCGCGGGCTGGATCGCCCTCGTGTATTCGGCGCTGGTGCCGCTGGTGCTCGCGTACTTCGTGTGGTTCCGCAGCGTGCAGCAGGTGGGCACCAACCGCACGACGCTCTACGGCACCGGCATCCCCGTCGTCGCCGCCCTCACCGCCTGGGCGATTCGCGGCGAGCGCCCCACCCTGTTCCAGATACTCGGCGCGGCGCTCATCCTCACGGGCGTTCTCATCAGCCGCCGCAAGGACACCGCCGTCACGAAGGCCTGA
- a CDS encoding pseudouridine-5'-phosphate glycosidase: MDFRYSDEVRRAKDSGQPLVALETSVVAQGLPYPDNLAAARACEEAIRRAGAVPAPIAIVDGEVWIGLEDAALRRLAEGKEKLLKLGSRDLAVAMATRASGGTTVSATCELAAAAGIRVFSTGGIGGVHRGASEHWDISQDIAALSRYPVAVVCAGAKSVLDLPKTMELLETAGVPVIGVGTNELPSFYSRESGLSLEHRADDAESAARIAHARFDMLGQGGVLYTVPPPAEAALGRNDVELHIASALADADRQGVRGKAVTPFLLGEMAKRTGGKSLKTNLALLENNARFAGALAVAYARLAKR, encoded by the coding sequence ATGGACTTCCGCTATTCGGACGAGGTGCGGCGCGCGAAGGACTCCGGGCAGCCGCTGGTGGCGCTGGAGACGAGCGTCGTCGCGCAGGGCCTGCCGTATCCCGACAACCTGGCCGCCGCTCGTGCGTGCGAGGAGGCCATCCGCCGCGCCGGCGCCGTGCCCGCGCCCATCGCCATCGTGGACGGCGAGGTGTGGATTGGCCTGGAGGACGCTGCGCTGCGCCGGCTGGCCGAAGGGAAGGAGAAGCTCCTCAAGCTGGGCTCGCGCGACCTGGCCGTGGCGATGGCCACCCGCGCCAGCGGCGGCACCACCGTGAGCGCCACGTGCGAGTTGGCCGCGGCGGCGGGCATCCGAGTCTTCTCCACCGGCGGCATCGGCGGTGTGCACCGGGGCGCCTCCGAGCACTGGGACATCTCCCAGGACATCGCGGCGCTGTCCCGCTACCCCGTCGCCGTGGTGTGCGCGGGCGCCAAGTCCGTGCTGGACCTGCCCAAGACCATGGAGCTGCTGGAGACGGCGGGCGTGCCCGTCATCGGCGTGGGCACGAACGAGCTGCCGTCCTTCTACAGCCGCGAGTCTGGCCTCTCCCTGGAGCACCGCGCGGACGACGCGGAGTCCGCCGCGCGCATCGCCCACGCGCGCTTCGACATGCTGGGGCAGGGAGGGGTGCTCTACACCGTGCCGCCTCCGGCGGAGGCCGCGCTGGGCCGCAACGACGTGGAGCTGCACATCGCGTCGGCGCTGGCGGACGCGGACCGTCAGGGCGTGCGCGGCAAGGCCGTGACGCCGTTCCTCCTGGGCGAGATGGCGAAGCGCACCGGCGGCAAGAGCCTCAAGACGAACCTGGCGCTGCTGGAGAACAACGCGCGCTTCGCGGGGGCGCTGGCCGTGGCCTACGCCCGCCTCGCGAAGCGCTGA
- a CDS encoding GAF domain-containing protein has protein sequence MAEVTLDLRGQPKTEAYAELKTHALAILEGVDDDICAMATMSCLLHHAFGHLWTGFYRVVTPGKLLRVGPYQGTLGCLEITFGKGVCGTSAAKGETVVVADVHAFPGHITCDGRSASEIVVPVFGRNRELLAVLDIDSEHKNTFDDVDRAALEDLMSWFQHRAA, from the coding sequence ATGGCCGAAGTCACCCTGGATCTGCGCGGTCAGCCCAAGACCGAGGCATACGCCGAGCTGAAGACGCACGCCCTCGCCATCCTCGAAGGCGTGGATGACGACATCTGCGCGATGGCGACGATGAGCTGCCTGCTGCACCACGCCTTCGGCCACCTGTGGACGGGCTTCTACCGGGTGGTGACGCCCGGGAAGCTGCTGCGCGTGGGCCCCTATCAGGGGACGCTCGGGTGCCTGGAGATCACCTTCGGCAAGGGCGTGTGCGGCACGTCCGCGGCGAAGGGGGAGACGGTGGTGGTGGCGGACGTGCACGCCTTCCCGGGCCACATCACCTGCGACGGGCGCTCCGCGTCGGAGATCGTCGTGCCCGTGTTCGGGCGCAACCGCGAGCTGCTCGCGGTGCTCGACATCGACTCCGAGCACAAGAACACCTTCGACGACGTGGACCGCGCGGCGCTGGAGGACCTGATGTCCTGGTTCCAGCACCGCGCGGCCTGA
- a CDS encoding SIR2 family NAD-dependent protein deacylase, with protein MEPLVLDSRTRLLVLTGAGVSAESGVPTFRGMNGLWENHPVEAVASPQGFEANPALVWRFYSQRRAGAADVKPNPGHDALVRWEQHLGDRFLLATQNVDGLHTKAGSQRVVDMHGNLFRTKCADCAREPFADATVHPSGTVPKCDSCGGRLRPDIVWFGEMLDPKDLARIGEFISRQDGTRLVFLAAGTSGAVWPAAGIVDEVRSVRGDTWLVNYESAANTERFHHFVQGQSGQVLPTLAKLA; from the coding sequence GTGGAACCGCTCGTCCTGGATTCGCGAACCCGTCTGCTCGTGCTCACCGGTGCTGGAGTCTCCGCGGAGAGCGGGGTGCCCACCTTCCGGGGCATGAACGGGCTGTGGGAGAACCACCCCGTCGAGGCCGTGGCGTCCCCCCAGGGCTTCGAGGCGAACCCCGCGCTCGTCTGGCGCTTCTATTCGCAGCGCCGGGCCGGTGCGGCGGACGTGAAGCCCAACCCGGGCCACGACGCGCTGGTGCGCTGGGAGCAGCACCTGGGGGACCGCTTCCTCCTGGCCACCCAGAACGTGGATGGCCTGCACACGAAGGCAGGCAGCCAGCGCGTGGTGGACATGCACGGCAACCTCTTCCGCACGAAGTGCGCGGACTGCGCGCGCGAGCCCTTCGCCGACGCCACCGTGCACCCATCGGGCACCGTGCCGAAGTGCGACAGCTGCGGGGGCCGGCTGCGGCCGGACATCGTCTGGTTCGGGGAGATGCTGGACCCCAAGGACCTGGCGCGCATCGGCGAGTTCATCTCGCGCCAGGACGGCACGCGGCTGGTGTTCCTGGCCGCGGGGACGTCCGGCGCGGTGTGGCCGGCGGCGGGCATCGTGGACGAGGTGCGCTCCGTGCGCGGGGACACGTGGCTCGTGAACTACGAGTCCGCCGCGAACACGGAGCGCTTCCACCACTTCGTCCAGGGCCAGAGCGGGCAGGTGCTGCCCACCCTGGCGAAGCTGGCCTGA